TCCCAGCGCTCTGACCCGTCTGGGGAGGAAGGGCGCGGGTTCTCAAGGGGGGGCAACCGCTCGGGAAAGGGGGCGAGGCGAGACGGTGTAGCGCGAACTGGGCGTCTACAGCCGGCGCTTACGACGAGGTTTGCGACGAGGTCTTGGCATCCATTCATCATGCGCCCTCGTCTCACACCCGATAGCACCTGTACCTCCTCTCCATCATCGCACCTCCCGCGTGATTTCCTGCCAACTTCAGCCACTCGATCGGGAGACGACCCACAAAAAGTTGACTGGCTTTGTGTTGTCTTTTCGCCTCAATTAGTCTTGCGTCCGGATGCTTGAAAAGACCTAGCCTTTGATTCGGTAATGTAATTGTCTGCTCCATACCGTAAGCTAGTGAGATATGCCAGAGGCTTTCCGGATGGATCCTTCCGATCAAAAAGGGGCAACATAAAGAGCAGAGCGTGTCCGTTGGGGTCGTCTACGGGTGGAATTGATGTGACATGTTCATTCATTAGCAGTATCGGCTCTTTGTTAAAGACACTGATGCCAACCTGGGGTAAGTCAAAGACTACTCCCGTCGCAATCCTGCATTTTGCAGCCCCTTGTGGCGATGTTGCCGGGAAAATCTGTCCAGATGAAAGAATATCTGGATTGAGGCTAACGGCTATCGGCCCTATGTCTCTATTCTCTCCATTTAGTTTCAGATCGATGATGTTTACGAGGAGTTCAAAGGTCGTCCAATTCTTTGTCGTCGGATTGTCGCGAGCAACCCGGAAGTAGCCCGAGAAGTCAACGGTGAACTCCCCCTTACCGGGAATTGTGAAAATATCCGTCGAATGGAGAGCAAGATTGTCAATTCCTCCTGGCGGAACCGTATACGGCTTCGCTTTTGTCCCCGCATAATGATCTTTCAATCCGGTTAAATTAACTTGGGGTCCCCATTGTATCTGATGACCACTCCCCTTTTTGCGACGTGCTGGCATTTTAATTCCTCCGTCGGGATGTAGCGAATTGACTTTCGGTGAAAACTGAGCCACCTGCACACCTGGCGCTCACTTTCGGCGGTCAACTCAACCGCAGAGACGATGGTCCGCCGTTGCTCCATCGTCACCACTCCTTCCCCAAAACATCCTTCAGCGCATGGATGTTCAGTGCCTGACCTGCGGTCACTCTTCTTGAGACGCCGTTCTCGAGAGCTCGCAGGCGATCGCGTCGCTTGCCTGCATCGCTTCGTTTCCTCCGCCAGCAATAAAACGTCTCGCTCGAGATCCCGAACCGGCGTATCACCTCTCTCGTCTTCCCGCGGGCTTCGGCCTCATTCAGGATGCCAGTGTTCTGCCATCGGTGAGACGTGACTTGCGCATTGAGAGTCCTCCTCGCCGGCTCCCGGCGTCGGGGACTGTCAACCTACAAGTGGTCCTCTATATTGGGCGACCGTCAGCCCCCTCCGCTTCTCCTATTTTGCGAACCTGTCCGTCGGAGCTTCGAGCAAAAGGGGCAACGCGATCAGAATCGGCGGATCGAAGGTGTGAAGTGCCCGGGGGTAGAGATCGTACGAATTGGATGGACCGAGAGTCTGTTTCTCAACGCATCGGGACGCGACTAGGATACTCGCTTGTGGTGGGAGAAGAAAAGCCATGGTATCGGTTAAGTCTGGAAAGCCGACCGCAAGTAGGTATGCCGTCGTCGGGGCCGCGCCCCCGTCGAGTTCGAACCGGCCTCCGCTGAGGAGAAGAACCCCACTCAAGGGATGCCGCTTCGGAATCGGTGATTCGAACAGCCCCACGAAGGCACCGCCCACGAAATCAGCAGGGAGATGAAGCGAGCCGCGGAGTCGCGACACTAGTCTATTCATGGCGGGGCGCACAAAGTGGCCTTGTAAGTGCTCCTCAACACTCCGGCTGAAAAAGTCATCTCGCAACTTCCTGAACCCGCTTGGCGGTATTCCCACGAATTCCGAGAATAATCTCGTGAATGTCCCAAGCGATCGGTAACCTACCCCGAAGCAAATCGAAGATACTGAGGTGGATGTACCCAGGAGCAGCTTCTTCGCCAGCTCGATTCGGAGCGCGGCGAGAAACCTTTCAGGGCTGATGCCGGTCGTTTCCTTAAAGACTCTCGAAAAATGAAAGCGACTCATGATCGCCCTTTTCGCCATGCTCGCGAGATCCCAATCGGCGCATGGATCGAGCCGCAGCGCAGCGAGAACCCCCGCGATCGCGCTTTCGTGAGAGGTGATCGTCGCCCAACGGTGACGGGCCAAGGAGTTCGCGCGCCGCACGCGAGTCTTCGCTTCTGCATCCACCAACTCGATAGCGAAGCCCTCGAAAATTCCGCCGGTCTTTGGAACGCTGGGGTGCACAGTCAACTCGACGCTCCGATTTGTCCTAAGTCGTCAATTACCATCGGATGGTCCTTCGGCGGGACTCCTTCGTCGGAATCAGTGCCCCGTTTGGCATTATTATTCTGTCCCTGGAGTTAACACGATTCGCGTTTTGAGTACGACGTGTGGCCAATTTCAAGATGTGCGCTCAACCGAGGCCGGCAATGCTGTTTTTGTATCACTCAAGTGCCGCTTTTATATCACCCCGGGAAGGCTTGCTAAGAGAGCGTTGCCCTTTCCTCCCGCGGAAGCAGGGCAATGAGCAAGTGGGTCTTCGCGGGTGCCGCCCTGTATCCGCTGATGAGCGGCATCGACAATTCTCCCTAGAATCGGCTCGTCCAGCGACGCGGCCCCCTAACTGTCGTGCAGTGCGATCCAACTGCCTGAGGTAATCCGACAAAAACAATGACCTCGAAATTCGAAAGGTTACCTTTCATTTTTCATGGTGTCCGGCCACCGACTCGTTTGCAGACCGCACCTCCTTGAGCAGCCAGGGAGAGCTCTGCGTCGCAGCCCCGTTGTTGCGCTCATCGGTCCCAGACAGTGCGGTAAGACCACAACGGCTCGACTGATACTGTCCGCCGAGTCTTCCAACTACTTCGACCTCGACTAAGCGGCTCTTTGGAGCACTAGTACAAGAGCACCTTTCCGAAGGTCCGAAAGTTTACAGATACCGGCGTCTTATTCTTTTCGTAGGCGGACTCGTGATACCGGCTGTTTTGCTAGTGGTAGCTTGGCGATGGGTAAGCAAAAAACCGCGCACGGCGTGACTCTCCGCGCGGAGGTACAGTTTCCAAACTTTCCGGCTTCAGGGCCGCGAAATCCGTTGCGCCTACCACTGTTTTTCGTTGTCCAATCAGTTCTCTGACTCGCGCATCTGCCCGAGCGAGGCGTTGAGCGAGCTCGGCCTCACGAGCGGTCAGTGGATCGAGTGGTCTTTGCGCAGTTGCAGATTCCGAGGGGACAGACGATGCGATGAGAAGGGGGACCATAATCCCGAGGAATTGCGCAATCCGCCAGCGAGCGTGCTTTGTCGCCGACATAGCCACCTCCTTTGATTGCGATTGTCTTCACGAAGCTCTGAGCCGCGTTCCGACGTTGCCTCAACTTACCCAGTTTTACTCAGTTGGAAATGTCGGTTTTATATCACCCGACTGTTGTTTTTCTATCGTTTGCGCGCGGGGTCGGTTGCGGCGGTTGTGCCGAGCGACGATCTGCCTCCGTGCAGCGTCAACGAGAAGCTGTTGACGTTGTCTTAGCGCGGATGTGGGTCGTATCACGACTTTGGCTAGCGATACAAAACAGGCATAACAGTGATACAAAATCGGCATCGACAGCTCGCCATGTCGAGCATACCCTTCGCTGGCGATCGGCGATCTCTCCGTGGATCCGATCCTCCTGCTCTTGGAGGGTGAGTAAACCGAGAGGAATACCGTGCAACAGACAATTCACTTCGACCCCAACGGCGGCCCGCTTCCGTTAGAATGCTCGCCGGGTTTGCGTCCTCTGGGCACTTGCGGGTAAGCAGTGGCCGTCCTGCCCCGAGCCCTTAAGCGCCTTGTCCTTATAATCGGAACCCTACGACACCAATGATCTCTCCGTTGATGTCGTTAAATGGCGGGTGGTGATCAGCGCGATAATGCCTGTCGAGCAAAGCGCGCAGCGTTAGCGCGGTTACGACTCCACACCCGCACTCGGCGCAGCGGGCGCACGCGTTGCGTGGCTGCGAGGTGCGTGCGCGCCTGAGCGCCCGACCCACGGAGCGCCAGATCGCCAGCATCCGGATTTGCAAGAAAGAGGTCGCTGATCGATGGAATCTTCGCTACGCGCGCTGAAGGGAGTGAGCTATTCGAATTCGTCGAGATCTGGTACAATCGGCAGCGGCGGCACTCATCGCTTGGCTATCGCACGCCAGCGGAATTTGAGAGGGAACTTCTGAACGCCGGCTAAACGAGGTGTCTACTAACCGGGTCAACTTCAGTCCGCGTCTTACGACTTAAGCATGACGATCGAACGAAACCGTTTTCAATGCGAAAGAAGTCACCCGATTGTCGCCAGGTACGTGTAGGTCAAATCGAAGATGTGAAGCATGATATTACCACGGGCACTAGCTCTGCCGTCACTGACCGCAAAACGGGTAGCGCCTACACGAAACACGTAAACCTGAGTCGGAATGGTGCCATCGGTGTACATCGCTGCCATTGCTGTCACTGCGCGTGCACATTCCGCTTCGTCAGACACAAGTTGCACTGCAGGCGTCGTTGTAACCACCGGGAGTTTGAATGCTAGCCGCGCTTTGGCATTCCCCGCATCATTTGCCGTGACCGTTCTCTGTAAATACGACAGAGTGTTCGCGGACCACGAATCAGACGCTCGACACACATTCATCGGTGTGACGGCTCCAAAATGGAGGAGGCTGTGTACGAGCATCCACGTAGGAACCCACATAGTTTGCATCTCCTATTAGACTCTAGAGTCGAACACAGGTTCCAAGTACCCGTGGCGCAGAGTTGTAGTTTACCTTCCAGCCCGTCTTTGGAAAAAAGCGCCAGCTTGTATCTGGCGGAATCTTCATACTGTCCATTGGATACGGATAAATACGATACAGTGAATCGTTATCCGGGATTATTATCGGCATCCCTTGATCTGATGCCACCTTCCAATCGGCTCCACTTGGTCCTCCATATGGTCCGCCATAAGTGATGTACTGCCCTGGAAGTAGCCCAGGGCCTTGGCAAAGCGCCGGCAGACTGTCTGTCATGCTAAAGGGATGACTGTGGGACAGAATTTGCGGAACACCTGGGAAGGGAGTGAGCGGCAAGTCCCAGTTCGTACAAGGCGATGTTGCCGGATTTAAAGGGGACAATCGAAAGATTTTGGCTCCCAGCGAATCAAATATTACTCCAGAGCGCTCTCTTCGGCTGTTGGTGTTCGGAGAAGTCGCGTTACCGGAATCAAGTTCCATACGCATTAGCAGACGATTCACGGGGTCGTCCAACAAAGAGTCTCCGACAGGGCATGGCACCATCTTGATCGGGACCCGCTCTGTTTGTGCAACGCCGTTCACGACCGCATCGACGATCATGAAGCCTTCTTCCTGAATTGGAACGGTGCAGGTTTGCGCGATCATGTTGGTACAATACCAACCCAACTTCGTGGTGTCCGCGCCGTGATAGGTCGTATCGGCCCGTTCCCAGCGCCAGCCAGTTACGCGGCGCGGACGGCCGCCACCGCCGTGATTAGCTGCCATTAGGTTCGGAAGGGCCGAAACGGTGAACTTCACGGTTTGACCCCGTTGGATGAAGCGACCTTTATCCGGCGTCACAAGCAGTCGAGTCGGCAATGCGCTAATACGGACGCGTTGCGTCCCAGTCTGCGAATGGCAAGGCTCAGGATTACATGCTCCCACGGTTTCTATGATCGCCCCGCCCCGGATCGCCTTGCCGACGCCTTTCACGAGAATGGTATCGGTCCACGCGTGATGCTGGTCGCATAGCGGAGGCTTTTTGTACGTGCCTTGTGTCGGATACGAGATGGTAACATCAAGCCCACAGCCTCCGCCGGAAACGAAACTACCGTACGCCCAAACTGGACCGTTAGTGTTGTTCACTGGCCCGATATGTCCCGGATTGGCGGGATTTGTGTAAAGCATGATGCTGTCGATGACGCTGATCTCCGCATAGACGACATCGGCGAAGTAATGCATGGCCGCTGTGTCGCCTGGCGTCGCGTTAAGCAAAGTCTCAAAAGTGTCAACGACGACAGTTGGACGAAGCGAGAGCGGAACGTTTTTCAGATGCGTGCGGGGTGCTGTTACTTCTGACTCGTCTCTGCATGAAAAGGTAACCACAGCGACGACGCTAAGAAGGGCGATCCGGAACCCAAATGCCCTGGGAAGAGTTACTCTTTCGAGTCGCGCCATTCATCGATGCCGGTCAGTGGTGGACGCACGACTAGCGTCGTGCTCGAAGTGTGACGCGAACGTGGCGCATTGGCAAAGCAATTGAGCAACTTTGAGCTGATCAATCCTCGCGCGAAAAGAGTTGTCGCAGTGCTGCGGTTAGACCATGGTGATCCGCAGCAAGCTACCATCAATCGGATTTGGCACAATGGCGATTTTGACACTGGGTGTCGTTTTTGTAATGTCCCTATCGGATTGATTGCCGACATTACAATCGCGCGGCGTATATCGCTCTCCAGCGATCCTCGCGCGCACCCAATCAACTACAGTGGGCTCCTAGATGGAGGCGGAGTGGGCGTTTCGTACGGCACCTGCCTTGTGGATGCCAAGCTGTATTTCTCCAAGATTCCAGCGAACGCTTCTTTGGACGGTGGCAGCTTGCCAAATTCCACGGGTGAACACCAAAGTTCTTGCCTGGGGGCACGACCACACTCTGGGCATCGGTCTCGGCGAAATAGTCATTTGCCCCGGCCGAGTAACGGGAGAATACCCAGTAGACAAGGACGGAAATCTTCTAGGCTTGACGTATAAGGCCGGGCCCTCAGTTAGAGATGGACTGGCATTCTTCGAGCGAGACCAGCCCACACACCCCGACTACGTCGGACCAGTTTCTCATTTCATCATAGACTTTCTCAGATCAATATCATGCGGCCCGGGCAAATCTTTATTGATGCGTTCTCTTTTTCCAACACATCCTGAAAATCCGGCCGAGACACCGCTACGCCGTTCTCGAGGTTGCGAGCGCCGCGCCGGGACAGATGCAGAAGCCTGCGCGGCTCGTGGGTCCCG
This sequence is a window from Gemmatimonadaceae bacterium. Protein-coding genes within it:
- a CDS encoding DUF6073 family protein, with protein sequence MPARRKKGSGHQIQWGPQVNLTGLKDHYAGTKAKPYTVPPGGIDNLALHSTDIFTIPGKGEFTVDFSGYFRVARDNPTTKNWTTFELLVNIIDLKLNGENRDIGPIAVSLNPDILSSGQIFPATSPQGAAKCRIATGVVFDLPQVGISVFNKEPILLMNEHVTSIPPVDDPNGHALLFMLPLFDRKDPSGKPLAYLTSLRYGADNYITESKARSFQASGRKTN
- a CDS encoding AraC family transcriptional regulator, which translates into the protein MHPSVPKTGGIFEGFAIELVDAEAKTRVRRANSLARHRWATITSHESAIAGVLAALRLDPCADWDLASMAKRAIMSRFHFSRVFKETTGISPERFLAALRIELAKKLLLGTSTSVSSICFGVGYRSLGTFTRLFSEFVGIPPSGFRKLRDDFFSRSVEEHLQGHFVRPAMNRLVSRLRGSLHLPADFVGGAFVGLFESPIPKRHPLSGVLLLSGGRFELDGGAAPTTAYLLAVGFPDLTDTMAFLLPPQASILVASRCVEKQTLGPSNSYDLYPRALHTFDPPILIALPLLLEAPTDRFAK
- a CDS encoding IS3 family transposase yields the protein MIDGIFATRAEGSELFEFVEIWYNRQRRHSSLGYRTPAEFERELLNAG